The window TGGTCTTTTATCGTTTCTGCCCAATATGAAGGGTGATCCGGTCGAAGATGAACACCTGGTAACGTCCGTTGGAAGGGAGGTTGAACAGTCTTTGCTTGAACTTGGCAGCGTTTGGCAAGCCCCTCTGTATGAAATCTCTCTTCATTTCCGTCGACAAAATAGGCTCGCTGAAGACGGAGGTCAGTCTCTCAATCAGGAAACTAAGGGGTGCCCctattctactactgctttccatttccctttccttcaatctgggttccaaaagagagagagagagagagagagagattttctttgCCGTAGTATTCGGCTCCCAGTTCCAAACTCTTTCTACCAGCCCTATAACACAGAAATCTGTCATAACTGTGTACTCGCCAAAACTTTGCTTGTCTTCCTGTTTGGCTACTTGTTTTGATGCAAATGAATGCATTTGATCTTAGAAGATTTGGCTTCGATTTTAAATTATCATCTCAACACTTTCCAACACATTCAATTTAAGCttcacaatgattttttttttcttatttatttatttatttattttgggctTATCTTTCTGGATTGTTAGGTTCCCAGATTGTACAATATGCTGAAAGAGAAGTGGTGCCAATATTTAATAACTTCGTTATTAATGAGACAAGCGAGGATGTGGAGGCGGAATTTCTTGGCAGCTTGTATATAATACCCAGGGAGAGCTGCTTCCACATGGTATGTCATGTTTATGGCTTCAATTATGATCGGAACATAAGTTTTCAAGAGCATATTGTcgtatgataattttttttcctgtttcacTGATAATAttggtcttttattttctaatgcATTATTTGCTCCACCTTTTGTTCTTTTGGTTTCTTGGGTCTCCCTGATAgctatctattttatttttagccTTCTAGTTTGTCATATGAAATGTATCTGACATGTATTTgtatttgcctttttttttcctctctccctTAATCATGTGGAAGTCTGACTTGAAGCAAATTCAGAACCTGATTCCTGGTAATGTTGGCATGCTGTTCTGAACTCTATTCTTTATCTTGACCATTTACCTTGAATTAAAGTGTTCTTGGGCGTACTTtctgtttgttttttgtttggagAATCCATGATACTCGATTGCATAATATAAGAATATCTGAGATGAATGTTGATTATGTAACAAACACCTTCATTTTCTGAAGTTTTGTTAACATTGTGCTGATTAGTCTACAGCTCATATCAGGCTAGACATCAACTTCCACACGCCACCAACTTGTTAATGTCTTTCTTACATAGGATAGTGATAAATAGTTGGTGGTCTATCTTTATTTACTTGATGGGGGGTTGCCTGGGATAATTGGGTTTCTTTCTTCTGAGTCTTGATTGAAAATGGGAGTTTCCAATCTTTCCATTGTATTCCAGGCGGCATAGACAAAAAAGTTTTCACCATTTATATTACCAGCCTTCTGATGTCTCCATTATTTCTCCCTGCAGCTCAGAGTGATCAAGGCTTTAACCTTATAGTCATTGATCCACCTTGGGAGAACAAAAGCGCACGCCAGAAATCAGTGTAAGTATTCAATGGTGCACCTCCTTTAGAATTCTACTAAGGTTTTGTAAAAAACTTGTTGATTTTCTATAAATGCCACATCATGTGAAGAAACTTTTTGTTTTCTGCGTTACGGTGACTAGCAAATTACTGCCAGCAAGGTAGCTGCGCTTCCATTTAGCAGGTACGATTGTGTCAACTTAGGGTGCACATTTGATTTGAGGGTTTAAACTATCTAGTCATTCAAAATATCTGGAAGGTTTCTTTATTAGAATGAGGAACCTTGTTAAATTGGGTttacatgagaaaaaaaattctggaaacagcctctctgcgaagcaggggtaaggctgcattcATTATGATCCTCCCCAGACGcagcagtggtgggagccttgtgcactgggtacgcccttcattgagaaaaaaaaaaaaatgaggaaccTTATTAAATTGGGTTTACATGAGAAAAAAACtctggaaacagcctctctgtgaagcaggggtaaggctgcatacattatgacccttcccagaTGCCGCAGTGgtggagccttgtgcactgagtACGccctttgagaaaaaaaaattatgtcgTGGAAGATTATTACTTGGGACTGTAtattgattctctctcttacttTTACTGATTGAATTTTCTAAGAGATGGAAATTTAATCAGCTTTGTGTTTTCAATGGTCTTTATGTTTTAATACTGTGGAGCTCTGTTCAATTTGATGTGATGGGATTGAACATCATTGCAGGTACCCTACGTTGCCTAATAGATACCTTTTGTCCATTCCTATTAAGAAACTAACTCATACAGAAGGAGCACTTGTGGCCTTATGGGTGACAAATAGGGAGAAATTGCGGGTTTTCATTGAGAAAGAATTGTTCCCAATGTGGGGTGTCAGATATGCAGCTATCTTTTACTGGTTGAAggtctgtgtgtgtgtgctcGTGTGCGCAAGCATACTAGTTCTATTCCTTAATTCTGAGAAACCAAGCTTGCAAATTGTGATCTGACagattttctccttcttttgcaACTGAAAATTGTAGGTGAAAGTGGATGGATCCTTGATCAGTGATTTAGACCTCTTCCATCATAGACCATATGAATGTCTTCTCCTGGGCTACAGTAGTAGTGAGGTGAATTTGTTATCCAATAGCACAAAGAGCATTAATAGTTCACAATTTCATTCTGAATAAAGATTTTTGGTTTTATGTCATGCTGTTTGGGTTCTGTACAGGGAGTGAATACTGGACatcattcaatttttaaaccTGTACATGGTAATGAAGTCATCATTAGCATCCCTGGTGATTATTCGAGGAAGCCACCAATCGGAAGTATCCTTTTCTTACATTGCCATTAAATTCCTAGATTCTACATATCTTACTCTTGCGactgaattgattttatctccAAAGTTGCTTTCCTTGCGCTTCAAAATTATCCATTTGGTTTTTTGCTTCCTGTCTATGGTTTGATGCAAGCAAGTTTATGTTATTATGTGATAAAGCCTTAAATCCTGAAAACATTTGTATTTCCAGTAGCCTTTTTGTACAGGGCTTATATAGTCATTGACTGATCTTGATGCTTTTTTCCTTGACATTGTTAGAGTTGCTATTGGATTATGTACCAGGGCCAAAGCCTGCTCGGTGTATTGAACTATTTGCTAGAGAACTATTGGCTGGATGGACTTCATGGGGTAATGAACCCCTTCACTTTCAGGAATCAAGATATTTCCTGAGAAAGAAGATAGAAGAATAATGATTTGTGAAAGGCACCTGACAATTGGTGCAGAATCTCTAGAGAGTGGGAAGTTGCCGGCTCCAAAGGCAGTCCTTTGAGGCCATGCCTCTTTTTTATGTTGCACAGCCTCTTCTTTTGCTTGAAGTTCACTTTTGGGCACTGTTTTTAAATTGTCCTGAAGTGGGTGGAAATGAACAAGGACTGTAGATAAGAAAATGGAATGTGGAAAAAGGAACTGAACTTTACTACAGCAGTTCGGTTGTCTAAGAAAACAAGATGAAAAGTTGAGACAAAATAATTTTCCTgtatttggttgtccagaaaCAGAGGGTACACCTTTATTCTTATTACCATTGCTCAGAGAATTTATACTATCAGATGCTTAAGGCTGAAGCTGAGTTAATGACTGGGATACAAGtagaacaaaaggagaaaacaTGAGAAGATAGTAGGGAGGCATTTCTGCTTGTGGATAGACAGATTGAAATTAGTTTTCCAATtaaaagttcattttttttttccaggtgtTGTCCATCAGAATCTGTCTTCTGGAAAACCAAATTTGGCTCAATAGCCCACAGGGTTTCCAGAAAGCCAAATAATGCTAGATAACTGAATCGAATTAACACATAGGGTGAAGCTTTGGTGTCATTAAACTAGTTTTTAGGTGACTGAGCTTCCTTTTTCCCAAGAAGGGAATCTATGTTGTAACCTACAGAATTAAAGCAATAAGAAGACAATGAGGCCAtctcctccccccaccccacctctCTTTCAAAATCACATTGAGATTTCTGGCAACACTTGTCCCTTTTAGTTGTTTTTCCAATGTGCTTTTGTAAtccctctatttttttcttcttcatttattttggCAAACTTCCATCTATTTAATTTTCTCACACCGCTCCTTCCCCAGTCCNNNNNNNNNNNNNNNNNNNNNNNNNNNNNNNNNNNNNNNNNNNNNNNNNNNNNNNNNNNNNNNNNNNNNNNNNNNNNNNNNNNNNNNNNNNNNNNNNNNNNNNNNNNNNNNNNNNNNNNNNNNNNNNNNNNNNNNNNNNNNNNNNNNNNNNNNNNNNNNNNNNNNNNNNNNNNNNNNNNNNNNNNNNNNNNNNNNNNNNNNNNNNNNNNNNNNNNNNNNNNNNNNNNNNNNNNNNNNNNNNNNNNNNNNNNNNNNNNNNNNNNNNNNNNNNNNNNNNNNNNNNNNNNNNNNNNNNNNNNNNNNNNNNNNNNNNNNNNNNNNNNNNNNNNNNNNNNNNNNNNNNNNNNNNNNNNNNNNNNNNNNNNNNNNNNNNNNNNNNNNNNNNNNNNNNNNNNNNNNNNNNNNNNNNNNNNNNNNNNNNNNNNNNNNNNNNNNNNNNNNNNNNNNNNNNNNNNNNNNNNNNNNNNNNNNNNNNNNNNNNNNNNNNNNNNNNNNNNNNNNNNNNNNNNNNNNNNNNNNNNNNNNNNNNNNNNNNNNNNNNNNNNNNNNNNNNNNNNNNNNNNNNNNNNNNNNNNNNNNNNNNNNNNNNNNNNNNNNNNNNNNNNNNNNNNNNNNNNNNNNNNNNNNNNNNNNNNNNNNNNNNNNNNNNNNNNNNNNNNNNNNNNNNNNNNNNNNNNNNNNNNNNNNNNNNNNNNNAGCTAGAGGGTTTGGACTTTAGTTTTGTTGCTTTAGGAATTAGGGGTAACTAGAAATAGGTTTTCTAGTGTGACTGCTCTTGAATTGAACAGTTAGCTGATCCTAAAGGATCATGAGTCTTAATTATGTGAAATATGGTTTCTAATTCTACAGGTCTATCCTTGGTAGTTCAAGATCAGAACTGATTATTAGTTGGATAATCAGATTTGGATCTGGATAATCTGATTATTCTAAAACTCCTTGCGATTTTTTTATGTCAGGATATATTTTCAGATtatgaaaagtacaaaaataaatCTCTCTTGTCCAAACATTATATTTGGATTTGCCATAATAAACCAGGATTTAAGTCGAATCAGATCTGACCTGTTTTATCCACCattttctgatgattctcttatCTCCACCATTAACAGGTGAGGTTTGGTTTGGATACCAACTAAGATCTGGAATGTTGACAGTCGTGCGCAAATGTTGCCTTAGTtgtctttctttcccttctttctcttaTGTTTTCTACCGTAGTGTAAAGCTCAAACAGGCCACCCTTTTTGTATATGTAAATCATCACTAACCTTATGCAAAGTACCTCACCATGCTTGGTAGTCAATAAGTGCACATTACAATTCACACCATCTGATCTGTCTACAGATTCGTGAACATTGCCCTGGAGTCTTAGAAACCAGAGACATCAGAAGATGCCCTGTTTCAAGTGATTTAGACAGAGCATTTTGGTTTAAGGTGATGGGTTTAAGATTTGATGCAGGAAAATGAGTTTTGAGAGATTTTCTTAAAGAATTTTTATGAATCCAAAAATGCATATTTGGTTTGATCCTCTATGGATTACTAGAAGCATGGAACATGTTTCACTTTCTTGATGTTGAATGCTCTTCCTATAGAGAATAGTCAAAATTGAAACCAGACACCATGGAAACCTACAGCCTTTGCATTTTATAGATTGAACTATAATGGAGCATCTTCTCTGAAATCAGGTTTGGCTGGTCCTGACGAGCTTAACATGTGATTCTAATGGCTTATGGATTGCAGGCATGCGTTTGGTGGGAAGAGTTTCAGGGCGCTAAAGAAGAGGCACAGGTATCCTTGGAGGAATCAAACTAGCACTCTAGTGCAAGGTTCAGAAGCTGGCTGGGGATAGAGGTGGATGGTGTATCTATGCATATGCACTGATGAAGGATATTTATCATCTACTGGGTTATTTTGAGTCATGGACGATCTGCTGTGTTCAGCAGGACCGAGTTTGTGACACTTTGTCAGTGTCTCTCACAATGGGCATTTAAGCTAAAGAGTTCTGCAAATTTTATTCATGGCTTTCTTATTTGGTGGTAAATA is drawn from Macadamia integrifolia cultivar HAES 741 chromosome 7, SCU_Mint_v3, whole genome shotgun sequence and contains these coding sequences:
- the LOC122083707 gene encoding methyltransferase-like protein 2 produces the protein MEEREMNSELSRFLEFGIFRLPSSNAIFMDPVRVLNSSYSRFRVSPRSYYSRSFESKTGRETEASVNPRKRKLKQRKPYSLNERELIADQRHQEARPLLLGAYEAFLGAAGLLSFLPNMKGDPVEDEHLVTSVGREVEQSLLELGSVWQAPLYEISLHFRRQNRLAEDGGSQIVQYAEREVVPIFNNFVINETSEDVEAEFLGSLYIIPRESCFHMSDLKQIQNLIPAQSDQGFNLIVIDPPWENKSARQKSVYPTLPNRYLLSIPIKKLTHTEGALVALWVTNREKLRVFIEKELFPMWGVRYAAIFYWLKVKVDGSLISDLDLFHHRPYECLLLGYSSSEGVNTGHHSIFKPVHGNEVIISIPGDYSRKPPIGKLLLDYVPGPKPARCIELFARELLAGWTSWGNEPLHFQESRYFLRKKIEE